The following proteins come from a genomic window of Shinella zoogloeoides:
- a CDS encoding TonB-dependent siderophore receptor, with translation MDIDHKARRATRTPIRFRNARLLGCTALVALTPALSLAQDAGTTEGGTTTLETVVVEKSGGTVLNTQNDSKSIVATQTTGAGKMPTDILVAPAAVSVITSKEIQERGADTVEQVVQYTAGVVTDFYGSDDRFDYFDIRGFTPYTYRDGLTIGRTFAGVREEPYAYERIEVLKGASSSSFGAAEPGGSVNYVTKTPKNERFGEVYGTGGSFAHKELGFDFGDNLTGDDTLSYRLTGKFQRADAEYDYSQDDENFIMGGLTWRPTDATSLTFVFDHLDKDGVPGSGGHPLGTDFDRDAFFGEPDYYFSETNRNSYSVLFDHDFGNGLSFSSNARYSNLNDGFGSAYIGSTPTDGSTFAGRYFFGNEKSTEQFVIDAHLMYDASFNDVESRTLFGATYNEYEAYSDSFYTSAPSINWENPIYSGGPGSIPPYASVNNDQQTTAIYLQQDLTFFDRLTVSAGLRNDWLDLSETDLLSGATKAGEHSEFTKKFGVSYKITEELAPYISYAESVAPPAIGAEPTTGQQYEIGIKYQPDAFPALFTASVYDLTKSNITVFDQVTYIPQTVEKVRHRGFELEAKAELTNNINIIAAYSYIDSKIVEPGGANNGHRLMRVPENMASIWGTYTLEGEGGRGDMTFGLGARYSDAYYTNIENTKSSDSAVVFDAAFTYKVQENTTFQLNVNNVFDEKHVASKDFGAVYYNPGRSILATLRQTW, from the coding sequence ATGGATATCGATCACAAAGCACGTCGCGCAACGCGCACGCCGATCCGCTTCCGAAACGCACGTCTTCTCGGTTGCACGGCGCTTGTCGCCCTGACCCCCGCCCTGTCGCTCGCGCAGGATGCCGGCACGACGGAAGGTGGGACAACCACGCTGGAAACGGTCGTGGTCGAGAAATCCGGCGGAACCGTGCTCAACACGCAAAACGATTCGAAATCGATCGTCGCGACCCAGACGACCGGCGCCGGCAAGATGCCGACCGATATCCTCGTCGCGCCCGCCGCGGTCTCCGTCATCACCTCGAAGGAAATCCAGGAACGTGGTGCCGATACCGTCGAGCAGGTCGTGCAATACACGGCCGGTGTCGTAACCGACTTCTACGGTTCGGACGACCGTTTTGACTATTTCGACATTCGCGGCTTTACCCCCTATACCTACCGCGATGGCCTCACTATCGGCCGGACCTTCGCCGGGGTCCGGGAAGAACCCTATGCCTACGAGCGCATCGAGGTCTTGAAGGGCGCGAGCTCCTCGAGCTTTGGCGCGGCGGAGCCGGGCGGTTCGGTAAACTATGTGACCAAGACGCCCAAGAACGAGCGCTTCGGCGAGGTCTATGGCACCGGCGGCTCCTTCGCGCACAAGGAGCTGGGCTTTGATTTCGGCGACAACCTCACCGGGGACGACACGCTGTCCTATCGTCTGACGGGGAAGTTCCAGCGAGCCGACGCGGAATATGACTACTCCCAGGATGACGAAAACTTCATCATGGGCGGCCTGACCTGGCGTCCGACGGATGCCACCAGCCTGACCTTCGTGTTCGATCATCTCGACAAGGACGGCGTTCCCGGCAGCGGCGGCCACCCGCTCGGCACGGATTTCGACCGCGACGCGTTCTTCGGCGAGCCGGACTATTATTTCAGCGAGACGAACCGCAACAGTTATAGCGTCCTGTTCGACCACGACTTCGGCAACGGCCTGAGCTTCAGCTCCAATGCCCGCTACAGCAATCTGAACGACGGATTCGGCAGTGCCTATATCGGCAGCACGCCGACCGACGGCTCGACATTTGCCGGCCGCTATTTCTTCGGCAACGAGAAATCGACCGAACAGTTCGTCATCGACGCGCATCTGATGTACGACGCGAGTTTCAACGACGTGGAGAGCCGCACGCTCTTCGGTGCCACCTACAACGAATACGAGGCTTACAGCGACAGCTTCTATACATCGGCGCCGTCGATCAACTGGGAAAACCCGATCTATTCCGGTGGCCCGGGCTCGATACCGCCCTATGCCAGCGTGAACAACGACCAGCAGACGACCGCGATCTATCTGCAGCAGGACCTGACCTTCTTCGACAGACTGACCGTGAGCGCCGGATTGCGCAACGACTGGCTCGACCTGAGCGAGACGGATCTGCTGAGTGGTGCGACGAAGGCTGGAGAGCACAGCGAGTTCACGAAGAAATTCGGCGTAAGCTACAAGATCACCGAGGAACTGGCGCCGTATATCAGCTACGCCGAGTCCGTCGCGCCGCCGGCCATCGGTGCCGAGCCGACAACCGGCCAGCAGTATGAGATCGGCATCAAATATCAGCCGGACGCCTTCCCGGCCTTGTTCACCGCCTCCGTCTACGACCTGACGAAGAGCAATATCACGGTCTTCGATCAGGTGACCTATATTCCGCAAACCGTCGAGAAGGTCAGGCACCGGGGTTTCGAACTCGAGGCCAAGGCGGAGTTGACGAACAATATCAACATCATTGCCGCCTACAGCTATATCGACTCGAAGATCGTCGAGCCGGGCGGCGCCAACAACGGCCACCGCCTGATGCGCGTGCCTGAAAACATGGCCTCGATCTGGGGCACGTATACGCTGGAGGGTGAAGGCGGGCGCGGCGACATGACGTTCGGACTCGGTGCGCGCTATTCGGATGCGTATTACACCAATATCGAAAACACCAAGTCGTCGGACAGCGCCGTCGTGTTCGATGCCGCCTTTACCTACAAGGTGCAGGAAAACACGACGTTCCAGCTGAACGTCAACAATGTGTTCGATGAGAAGCACGTCGCCAGCAAGGATTTCGGCGCCGTCTATTACAATCCTGGCCGCTCCATCCTCGCGACGCTGCGCCAGACCTGGTAA